The Candidatus Denitrolinea symbiosum DNA window CGAAGACTCGAGCGCGTTCGGTTGTTTGTTATCCGCCATCCAGACCGCCTTCAACACCATCAGCCACGCGGACTTGAGCATGATCTCGCAGTCAATGACTTCGCGCTCGATGTTGGTCAACTTCTGGCGCGGAAGCCCGTAGCGGATCTCGACTCCATTCTCAGCGAGTTTCTCTTTCAGAAATTCCAGCGCGGCGCGCGCGACGCCGAGTCCCGACGCGGCCACCAGCGGGCGGGTCGCGTCGAACGTCGCCATCGCGCCTTTGAAGCCCTTCGTCGTCTTCTCGACGGTGGGACTGCCGAGGATGTGGTCGAATGGGACGCGCGCGTCCACGAGGGAGATCGCGGCCGTGTCGCTGGCGCGGATCCCGAGTTTCTCCTCCAGCTTTGTGACCTTGACTCCGGGCGTCCCGCCCTCGACGACGAACGAACGCATCCCCGCGCGTCCCGCCGCGGGGTCAATCGAAGCCCAGACGACGAGGAATCCCTTGCCGAGTTTTTCGTATTCGTTGAAGGCCTTATCGCCCGCGGTGACGAAGATCTTCTCGCCGTTGAGAATCCATTCGTTGGTCTTCTCGTCCAGCACGGCGCGCGTGCGGATGGACGAAGTGTCCGAGCCGGCGCCCGCTTCGGTCATGCACATCGCGCCCAGGGTGGGTTTCTCGCCCATGAAGCGCGCCAGGAACTTGGCCTTCTGCTCGGGCGTGCCAGCCGCCTGCACCGCGGCCGCGCCCAACCCGCCGCCGGGCGTGACGAGGTAGAAGCCCACGTCTCCCCACGCCAGCATCTCGATCTGCGCGGCCAACGACTGATACGCGATCGGCGGACGTTTCTCCTTCTGCCCGCCGTCGTGACCGTTGTCTCTTTCCTTCGGCGCCAGCGATCCCGCGCCCATGGCCTTCATGGCCGTGTGCATGAACTCGATGTAATCCCAGGGGATTTCGTGTTCGTGATCGTCGAAGTAGCGCGACTTCGAGCGCATCATTTCCTCGGCGACGGTCTTCAACACAAATTGCGTTTGCGCGATCGGTTTCGGCGCTTCAAATTCGATTGTCATGTTCTACTCCTTCAATTACCAATCACCGTTTGCGTAATTGGTAAATAGCAATTGGCAACTACACCATCGCAAAACCCGTCCACATCGCGAAGCCGCGCCCCTCGCGCATCCACATTTCGACGGGATGCTCGCGGATGTAGCCGTGACCGCCCAAAATCTGCACCGCGCGGTCAGTGACCATCATCGCCATGTCCGCCGCGCCCGTGGAGGCGAGGTAGGCGTCCACGTTGGCGTCATCTTTGCCTGTGTCCAATTTCCAGGCGGCCTCCCACGTCAGCAGGCGCGAGGCTTCGATCTCCGTCCGCATCTCGGCCAGCATGAACGCGACGGCCTGCTTCTGCGCGATCTTCACGCCGAAGGCCTCGCGCTCCTTTGCGTAATCGCGCGCATAATCGAACGCGGCGCGCGCCACGCCGACGGCGGCCGCAGCGTTGGCGACGCGCATCGAAGCCAGGATCCGCTCGAAGTCCAGGCCCGAATCGCCGCCGATCCGATTCGCCTTCGGGACTTTGACTCCGTCCAGTTTGACGCGGTACGTCGGCAGCGCGTTCAACCCGAGCATCTTCTCCGCTTCATCCGCGACGGTCAGGCCGGGCGCGGCCTTCGGGACGATGAAGCCCTGCGTGACGCCGTCCAGCGCGGCGTAGACGATCATCGCCTGCGCCTCCTTCGCGAACGGGACGTAGGCCTTCTCGCCGCTGAGGACGTATTCGCCGCCCGCGAGGGTCGCGGTCGTCTTGAGCGCGAGCGGATCGAAGTCGAACGCGAACTCGATCAACGCGGCGGTGTAGGGAGTCCAATTGCCCTCGACGATCTTCGGCAGGTATTCCTGCTTCTGCTCCTCGGCGCCGCCCAGCAGGATCGGGAGCGCGAACAGACTCGGGACCCCGACGGCGAGCGCGCCCGCCAGGTTGCCGAAAGCCAGTTCCTCGCCCGCCAGCGCGCCCGTCACGGCGGAACGATCTCCAAATCCGCCATAGGCTTCGGGGATGGACGCTTGCAGGACGCCGAGTTCCCAGCCTTTGTCGATCAACTTCGGCGGAAGGCTGCCCCCCTCCTCCGCTTCGCGTCCCGCAGGACGCAGGTCGTTGGCCGCGTATTTGCCCACGGCCTCGATGAGCATTTTCTGCTCTTCATTCGGTTCGAATGAATACATGTGACCTCCAGTTTTTATTTCACAGACAAGCCCCTCAGGAACAGGTCTGCAATACGGTTGGCAATTTGCTCCATGGACAGCGCGCCGTCGGGACGGTACCAGGTCAAGGTCCAGTTGAGCGTGCCGAGCAGGGCGCGGACGGTGAGCGCAGGGTCGGCGCAGGCAAACTTCCGAGTCTTCACCCCTTCTAAAAGAACATCCCGCCACAGACTCTCGAACTTGTCGCGGTTCGGGATGTGACGGGTATGCTGTTTCGGCTCGAGGGAACGATGCTCAAAAAGCAGGACGGAAGCGAGGTCGGCGTTCTCGGCCAGCATCTGC harbors:
- a CDS encoding acyl-CoA dehydrogenase; translation: MTIEFEAPKPIAQTQFVLKTVAEEMMRSKSRYFDDHEHEIPWDYIEFMHTAMKAMGAGSLAPKERDNGHDGGQKEKRPPIAYQSLAAQIEMLAWGDVGFYLVTPGGGLGAAAVQAAGTPEQKAKFLARFMGEKPTLGAMCMTEAGAGSDTSSIRTRAVLDEKTNEWILNGEKIFVTAGDKAFNEYEKLGKGFLVVWASIDPAAGRAGMRSFVVEGGTPGVKVTKLEEKLGIRASDTAAISLVDARVPFDHILGSPTVEKTTKGFKGAMATFDATRPLVAASGLGVARAALEFLKEKLAENGVEIRYGLPRQKLTNIEREVIDCEIMLKSAWLMVLKAVWMADNKQPNALESSMSKVKAGDVGTKITQKAVEILGPLGYSREFLLEKWFRDAKITDIYEGTGQINRLVVARQILGYSGAELR
- a CDS encoding acyl-CoA dehydrogenase, with product MYSFEPNEEQKMLIEAVGKYAANDLRPAGREAEEGGSLPPKLIDKGWELGVLQASIPEAYGGFGDRSAVTGALAGEELAFGNLAGALAVGVPSLFALPILLGGAEEQKQEYLPKIVEGNWTPYTAALIEFAFDFDPLALKTTATLAGGEYVLSGEKAYVPFAKEAQAMIVYAALDGVTQGFIVPKAAPGLTVADEAEKMLGLNALPTYRVKLDGVKVPKANRIGGDSGLDFERILASMRVANAAAAVGVARAAFDYARDYAKEREAFGVKIAQKQAVAFMLAEMRTEIEASRLLTWEAAWKLDTGKDDANVDAYLASTGAADMAMMVTDRAVQILGGHGYIREHPVEMWMREGRGFAMWTGFAMV
- a CDS encoding DNA-binding transcriptional regulator, AcrR family, which gives rise to MTREDILDAAAQVIRKKGFHAASMADIAAAVKLQKASLYHHVSSKQEILLALLDRAIEMLIERIEPLAAQDAPADQKLRAMIRVYLQMLAENADLASVLLFEHRSLEPKQHTRHIPNRDKFESLWRDVLLEGVKTRKFACADPALTVRALLGTLNWTLTWYRPDGALSMEQIANRIADLFLRGLSVK